One genomic region from Hirundo rustica isolate bHirRus1 chromosome 5, bHirRus1.pri.v3, whole genome shotgun sequence encodes:
- the GNPDA2 gene encoding glucosamine-6-phosphate isomerase 2 isoform X1, with translation MRLVILEDYDQASEWAAKYICNRIIQFKPSQGRYFTLGLPTGSTPLGCYKKLIEYHKNGDLSFKYVKTFNMDEYVGLPRNHPESYHSYMWNNFFKHIDIDPNNAHILDGNAPDLQAECDAFEKKIEEAGGIDLFVGGIGPDGHIAFNEPGSSLSSRTRLKTLAMDTILANAKYFDGDLSKVPTMALTVGVGTVMDAREVRTHLVLIACVFSRLVGIDTGIESKETFVLQVMILITGAHKAFALYKAIEEGVNHMWTVSAFQQHPRTIFVCDEDATLELRVKTVKYFKGLMHVHNKLVDPLYSMKEN, from the exons ATGAGGCTAGTAATTCTTGAAGATTATGATCAGGCTAGTGAATGGGCAGCCAAATACATCTGTAATCGTATTATCCAATTCAAGCCAAGTCAAGGAAGATATTTCACACTTGGTCTACCAACAG GGAGTACACCTTTGGGATGCTACAAAAAGCTGATAGAATATCACAAAAATGGAGATCTCTCTTTCAAATATGTAAAGACTTTCAACATGGATGAATATGTAG GGCTTCCCAGAAATCATCCAGAGAGCTACCACTCCTATATGTGGAATAACTTCTTTAAGCATATTGACATAGATCCGAATAATGCTCATATCCTTGATGGGAATGCACCAGACTTACAGGCAGAATGTGatgcatttgaaaagaaaattgaagaaGCAGGGGGGATTGATCTATTTGTTGGAG GCATTGGTCCAGATGGCCACATTGCATTCAATGAACCCGGATCAAGTTTGTCTTCAAGAACAAGATTAAAGACTTTAGCAATGGACACCATTTTGGCAAATGCTAAATACTTTGATGGAGACTTATCCAAAGTACCAACTATGGCACTAACAGTTGGTGTGGGTACAGTCATGGACGCTAGAGAAGTAAGAACTCATTTAGTTCTGATTGCATGTGTGTTTTCAAGATTAGTTGGTATTGATACTGGGATTGAAAGTAAAGAGACCTTTGTTTTGCAGGTGATGATTCTTATAACAGGTGCACACAAGGCTTTTGCATTGTACAAAGCAATTGAAGAAGGAGTCAATCATATGTGGACAGTTTCTGCTTTCCAGCAACACCCTCGCACTATCTTTGTGTGTGATGAAGATGCTACTTTAGAACTAAGAGTTAAAACTGTGAAGTACTTTAAAG GTTTAATGCATGTGCACAATAAGCTTGTGGACCCACTGTACAGtatgaaagaaaactga
- the GNPDA2 gene encoding glucosamine-6-phosphate isomerase 2 isoform X2 produces the protein MRLVILEDYDQASEWAAKYICNRIIQFKPSQGRYFTLGLPTGSTPLGCYKKLIEYHKNGDLSFKYVKTFNMDEYVGLPRNHPESYHSYMWNNFFKHIDIDPNNAHILDGNAPDLQAECDAFEKKIEEAGGIDLFVGGIGPDGHIAFNEPGSSLSSRTRLKTLAMDTILANAKYFDGDLSKVPTMALTVGVGTVMDAREVMILITGAHKAFALYKAIEEGVNHMWTVSAFQQHPRTIFVCDEDATLELRVKTVKYFKGLMHVHNKLVDPLYSMKEN, from the exons ATGAGGCTAGTAATTCTTGAAGATTATGATCAGGCTAGTGAATGGGCAGCCAAATACATCTGTAATCGTATTATCCAATTCAAGCCAAGTCAAGGAAGATATTTCACACTTGGTCTACCAACAG GGAGTACACCTTTGGGATGCTACAAAAAGCTGATAGAATATCACAAAAATGGAGATCTCTCTTTCAAATATGTAAAGACTTTCAACATGGATGAATATGTAG GGCTTCCCAGAAATCATCCAGAGAGCTACCACTCCTATATGTGGAATAACTTCTTTAAGCATATTGACATAGATCCGAATAATGCTCATATCCTTGATGGGAATGCACCAGACTTACAGGCAGAATGTGatgcatttgaaaagaaaattgaagaaGCAGGGGGGATTGATCTATTTGTTGGAG GCATTGGTCCAGATGGCCACATTGCATTCAATGAACCCGGATCAAGTTTGTCTTCAAGAACAAGATTAAAGACTTTAGCAATGGACACCATTTTGGCAAATGCTAAATACTTTGATGGAGACTTATCCAAAGTACCAACTATGGCACTAACAGTTGGTGTGGGTACAGTCATGGACGCTAGAGAA GTGATGATTCTTATAACAGGTGCACACAAGGCTTTTGCATTGTACAAAGCAATTGAAGAAGGAGTCAATCATATGTGGACAGTTTCTGCTTTCCAGCAACACCCTCGCACTATCTTTGTGTGTGATGAAGATGCTACTTTAGAACTAAGAGTTAAAACTGTGAAGTACTTTAAAG GTTTAATGCATGTGCACAATAAGCTTGTGGACCCACTGTACAGtatgaaagaaaactga